One segment of Onychomys torridus chromosome 3, mOncTor1.1, whole genome shotgun sequence DNA contains the following:
- the Phc1 gene encoding polyhomeotic-like protein 1 isoform X1, which produces MFPQPPRRVQRPGFMGLESEHHPWGPWTTIMETESEQNSSSTNGSSSSGGSSRPQIAQMSLYERQAVQALQALQRQPNAAQYFHQFMLQQQLSNAQLHSLAAVQQATIAASRQASSPNSSTAQQQSTTTQASINLATTSAAQLISRSQSVSSPSATTLTQSVLLGNTTSPPLNQSQAQMYLRPQLGNLLQVNRTLGRNVPLASQLILMPNGAVAAVQQEVPPAQSPGVHADADQVQNLAVRNQQASAQGPQMPGSAQKAIPPGASPVSGLSQASSQALAVAQASSGASGQSLNLSQAGGGSGNSPGSMGPGGGGQAPGGLGQLPSSGLGGGSCPRKGTGVVQPLPPAQTVTVSQGSQTEAESAAAKKAEADGSGQQSVGMNLTRTATPAPSQTLISSATYTQIQPHSLIQQQQQIHLQQKQVVIQQQIAIHHQPQFQHRQSQLLHTATHLQLAQQQQQQQQQQQAATLTAPQPAQVPPTQQVPPSQSQQQAQTLVVQPMLQSSPLSLPPDPTPKPPIPIQSKPPVAPIKPPQLGAAKMSATQQPPPHIPVQVVGTRQPGAAQAQALGLAQLAAAVPTSRGMPGAVQPGQAHLASSPPSSQASGALQECPPALAPGMTLAPVQGTAHVVKGGPTASSPVVAQVPAAFYMQSVHLPGKAQTLAVKRKAECEEERGDSPTPGSMLPVRASPASENPKVMEEKNSVGEKAEPVASLNANTPSSDLVALAPTPSAPPPTLALVSRQMGDSKPPQAIVKPQILTHIIEGFVIQEGAEPFPVGCSQLLKESEKPLQAGLLTGLNESQSSGPLGGDSPSVELDEKASLLKCEYCGKYAPAEQFRGSKRFCSVTCAKRYNVSCSHQFRLKRKKMKEFQEASYARVRRRGPRRSSSDIARAKIQGKRHRGQEDSSRGSDNSSYEEALSPTSPGPLSVRPGHGERDLGNTITAPPTPELHGINPVFLSSNPSRWSVEEVYEFIASLQGCQEIAEEFRSQEIDGQALLLLKEEHLMSAMNIKLGPALKICAKINVLKET; this is translated from the exons GCTTTGCAAGCACTGCAGCGGCAACCCAATGCAGCTCAGTATTTCCACCAGTTCATGCTCCAGCAGCAGCTCAGTAATGCCCAGCTGCATAGCCTGGCAGCCGTTCAGCAG GCCACAATTGCTGCCAGCCGGCAGGCTAGCTCCCCAAACAGCAGTACTGCACAGCAGCAGAGCACCACCACCCAGGCCTCG ATCAACCTGGCGACCACATCAGCCGCCCAGCTCATCAGCCGATCCCAGAGTGTGAGCTCTCCCAGTGCTACCACCTTGACCCAGTCTGTGTTACTGGGGAACACCACTTCCCCACCCCTCAACCAGTCCCAGGCCCAGATGTATCTGCGG CCACAGCTGGGAAACCTATTGCAGGTTAACCGGACCTTGGGCCGGAATGTGCCTCTAGCCTCCCAACTCATCCTGATGCCCAATGGGGCAGTGGCTGCAGTCCAGCAGGAGGTGCCACCCGCTCAGTCTCCGGGAGTTCATGCAGATGCAGATCAG GTGCAGAACTTGGCAGTGAGGAACCAGCAGGCCTCAGCTCAAGGACCCCAAATGCCAGGCTCCGCACAGAAGGCCATCCCTCCTGGAGCTTCTCCTGTTTCTGGCCTCTCCCAGGCTTCTAGCCAGGCCCTAGCTGTGGCACAGGCTTCTTCTGGAGCCTCAGGCCAGTCACTCAACCTTAGTCAAGCTGGTGGAGGCAGTGGGAATAGCCCAGGCTCTATGGGTCCAGGTGGAGGTGGCCAGGCGCCTGGGGGCTTGGGTCAGTTACCTTCTTCAGGATTGGGTGGTGGAAGCTGTCCCAGGAAGGGCACAGGAGTGGTGCAGCCCTTACCCCCAGCTCAAACAGTGACTGTGAGCCAGGGCAGCCAAACAGAGGCAGAAAGTGCAGCAGccaagaaggcagaagcagatgggagTGGCCAGCAGAGTGTGGGCATGAACCTGACACGGACGGCCACACCTGCCCCCAGCCAGACGCTTATTAGCTCAG CCACATACACGCAGATCCAGCCCCACTCACTgatccagcagcagcagcagatccACCTCCAGCAGAAACAAGTGGTGATCCAGCAGCAGATCGCCATCCACCACCAGCCACAGTTCCAGCACCGCCAGTCCCAGCTGCTTCACACAGCTACACACCTCCAGTTggcgcagcagcagcagcaacagcagcagcagcagcaagcagcaACCCTCACTGCCCCTCAGCCAGCCCAGGTCCCACCTACTCAGCAGGTCCCACCTTCCCAGTCCCAGCAGCAAGCTCAGACCCTGGTGGTCCAACCCATGCTTCAGTCTTCCCCCCTGTCTCTTCCCCCTGACCCAACCCCCAAACCACCCATCCCCATTCAGTCCAAACCACCTGTAGCACCCATCAAACCTCCTCAGCTCGGAGCTGCTAAGATGTCAGCTACCCAGCAGCCACCACCACATATCCCTGTTCAAGTTGTCGGTACTCGGCAGCCAGGTGCAGCCCAGGCACAGGCTTTGGGATTAGCACAGCTGGCAGCTGCTGTACCTACTTCCCGGGGAATGCCAGGGGCAGTCCAGCCTGGCCAGGCCCATCTGGCCTCCTCGCCACCTTCATCACAGGCTTCTGGTGCACTTCAGGAGTGTCCTCCCGCATTGGCGCCTGGGATGACCCTTGCTCCTGTGCAGGGAACGGCACATGTGGTCAAGGGTGGGCCTACGGCCTCCTCTCCTGTCGTGGCCCAAGTCCCTGCTGCTTTCTACATGCAGTCTGTGCACCTGCCG GGTAAAGCCCAGACGCTGGCTGTGAAACGAAAAGCTGagtgtgaggaggagagaggtgaCAGCCCCACGCCGGGCTCTATGCTTCCCGTAAGGGCATCACCAGCATCAGAGAACCCGAAGGTGATGGAGGAGAAGAACAGTGTTGGAG agaaagCTGAACCAGTGGCCAGTTTGAATGCTAATACTCCAAGCAGTGACTTAGTAGCCTTGGCCCCTACCCCATCAGCACCGCCCCCTACTCTAGCCTTGGTGTCCAGACAGATGGGTGACTCAAAACCCCCACAGGCCATTGTGAAGCCACAGATTCTCACGCACATCATTGAAGGCTTTGTTATCCAGGAAGGAGCAGAGCCTTTCCCG GTGGGATGTTCTCAGTTACTGAAGGAATCTGAGAAGCCACTGCAGGCTGGCCTTCTGACAGGGCTGAATGAGAGTCAGTCAAGTGGCCCTTTGGGAGGAGACAGCCCCTCTGTAG AGCTAGATGAGAAAGCAAGTCTCCTGAAGTGCGAGTACTGTGGGAAGTATGCCCCGGCAGAGCAGTTCCGTGGCTCTAAGAGGTTTTGCTCCGTGACGTGTGCAAAGAG GTACAATGTGAGCTGTAGCCACCAGTTCCgcttgaagaggaaaaaaatgaaagagtttCAGGAAGCCAGCTACGCCCGTGTTCGGAGGCGAGGACCCCGCCGCAGCTCTTCTGACATTGCTCGTGCTAAGATCCAGGGCAAGCGCCATCGG GGTCAGGAGGACTCTAGCCGGGGCTCAGATAATTCCAGTTATGAGGAAGCACTCTCCCCAACATCTCCTGGGCCACTGTCAGTAAGACCCGGACATGGAGAACGTGACCTAGGAAACACCATTACAGCTCCACCTACACCAGAATTGCATGGCATCAACCCTGTGTTCCTGTCCAGTAATCCCAGCCGATGGAGTGTGGAGGAGGTCTACGAGTTTATTGCTTCTCTACAAG GCTGCCAAGAGATTGCAGAAGAGTTTCGTTCCCAGGAGATTGATGGACAGGCCCTTTTATTACTTAAAGAAGAACATCTTATGAGTGCCATGAACATCAAATTAGGTCCTGCCCTCAAGATCTGTGCCAAGATCAATGTCCTCAAGGAGACCTAA